GCGGGGACCCCTGAGGGGGTCCCCGCTTTGCGTTGGGGGGTCGGGAAGGGCGCGTCAGCCGGCCGCGGCCGGCGGAAGCTCCGCATCGGCCAGGAAGGGAGCCCGGCGGTCCTTCTCCGAGACGATGGGGGGGGCGGGCAGGGGCCAGCGGATGGCGAGCTGCGGGTCGTCCCAGCGCACGGCGCGCTCGGCCTCGGGGGCGTAGTAGTCGGTGGCCTTGTAGAGGACGTCGGCGGCCTCGGAGAGCACGACAAAGCCGTGGCCGAAGCCCTGGGGCACCCAGAGCTGGCGGCGGTTCTCGGCGGAGAGGCGCACCCCCGTCCACCGGCCGAAGGCGGCGGAGCCGGGGCGCAGGTCCACGGCCACGTCGAAGATCTCGCCGGCGACGACCCGGACGAGCTTTCCCTGGGGCTGGCGGATCTGGTAGTGGAGGCCCCGCAGCACCCCCCGGCGGGAGCGGGAGTGGTTGTCCTGGACGAAGCGCCCGGGAAGACCGGTGGCCTCCTCCCAGGCCCGCTGATTGAAGCTCTCGAAGAAGAATCCCCGTTCGTCGCCGAACACCCTGGGCTCGACGACCCACACTCCGGGGAGCCCGGTCTCGACGAGCGTCATCCCTCGCCCTCCCCGAGGCGGCCTTCCGAGGCGACCCGCTCCAGGTACTCGCGATAGCTCGAAGCCGGGGTCTGGGCAATGAGGCGCCCCATCTGGGCGTCGTCGATGAACCGGAGCCGCCAGGCGATCTCCTCCAGGCAGGCGATCTTGAGCCCCTGGCGGGCCTCCAGGGTGCCGATGAAGTGGCTCGCCTCCAGCAGGCTCATGTGGGTGCCCGTATCCAGCCAGGCGATGCCGCGGCCCAGGCGCTCCACCGTGAGCTCTCCGCGCCGCAGGTACTCGAGGTTCAGGTCCGTGATCTCCAGCTCGCCCCGGGGCGAGGGTTTGAGCGCCCTGGCCAGCGCCGTGACCTTGCCGTCGTAGAGGTAGAGGCCCGGTACGGCGTAGTGGGACTTGGGCGCCCTGGGCTTCTCCTCGATGCTCAGGACCCGCCCCTGGGGATCGAACTCCACCACCCCGTAACGATCGGGGTCCTTGACCGGGTAGCCGAAGATGCGGGCGCCCCCCTCGAACGCGCGCACGATGCGGTCGAGGCCGAGCTTTCCATAGAAGAGGTTGTCTCCCAGGATGAGGCACACGGGCTCCTCGGCCACGAACGCCTCGCCCACCAGGAAGGCCTGGGCGATCCCCTTGGGCTCGGGCTGCACGGCGTAGCGGAACCGGACCCCGAGCCGCTCCCCGTCGCCCAGCAGGGCCTCGAACCGCGGGGTGTCCTGGGGGGTGGAGATGATGAGGAGGTCGCGGATCCCCGCCGTCATGAGGGTGGCCAGGGGGTAGTAGATGAGCGGCTTGTCGTAGACCGGCTGGAGCTGTTTGCTGGCCACCAGGGTCAGGGGGTAGAGCCGGCTGCCGGCCCCGCCGGCCAGGACGATTCCTTTGGCGATCATGGGAACTCCAGAGTCAGATGTCCGTTGTCCGTGGTCCGTCGTCCGTTGGAGTGAGGGCAACGGTGCTCCGCACGGCGAAATAGCGGCGCAGGGCGTCGGGCCAGGGGGGGAGGGAGGCTCCGGTGGCGCGCCGGAGCTTCTCCTTGGAGAGCACCGAGTAGGAGGGGCGGCGGGCGGCCACGGGATACTCTTCGGTGCGGATGGGGCGCACGGCCCGAACCCGCACCGGCCCCCCCTCGCGCAGCCGGGCCACGATCTCTTCCGCGAAGGCGTGCCAGGTGCAGGAACCTTCGCCCGAGGCGTGGTAGATGCCGTAGGGCGGTGACGGGTGACGGGTGACGGGTAAGGGATGAGGCGTCTGCGAACCGCCTCCGCCGGCGATGGACCAAGGGCCGGTCGCATCGGGCAACCGGGCCGCCTCCCCGCCGGCCGCGGACCGCGCCACGCCGACCGCTCCCCACCCCAGCAGGCGGAAGATCGCCTGGGCCAGGTCCTCCGTGTACGTGGGGCATCCCACCTGGTCGGCCACCACCCGCAGCTCGTCGCGCTCCCCGGCGAGGCGGGCGATGGTCTCCACGAAGTTCTTCCCCCCGGGCCCATAGAGCCAGCTCGTGCGCACCACGTAGAACCTGTCGAGGCCGCTCTCCAGCACGCGCCGCTCGCCCAGGAGCTTGGAGCGGCCGTAGGCGCACAGGGGGTTGGGCGGGTCCTCCTCCGTGTAGGGCTCCCCCTTGGCGCCGTCGAAGACGTAGTCGGTGGAGAGGTGCACCAGCGCCGCTCCCAGCTCCCGGGCGGCCTCCGCCAGGTACCCGGGGCCCTGGCCGTTGACCTGCGCCGCCAGCTCCTCCCGGGCCTCGCACCCGTCCACGTCGGTGTAGGCGGCGCAGTTGACGATGAGCTCGGGTCCGAGCTCTCCCAGGCCGCGGCGCACGGCCTCCCGGTCGCTCACGTCGAAGCCGGGCAGGTCGAGCTCGGCAGGGGGGTTGCCGGCGGCGCCGAGGAGCCGCTTCACCGCGACCGCCAGCATGCCGTTGGCCCCCACGAGGGCCACGCGGGGCAGGCGCGCCATGGGAGGCTACCCCCGGTCCCCATACATCTTGCGGTAGTACTCCCGGTAGGAGCCGTCCATGACCGCCTCGGTCCACTCCCGATGGGTCAGATACCACGCCACCGTGCGCCGCAGACCTTCCTCGAAGGGGACCCGGGGGGTCCAGCCGAGCTCGGTGCGGACCTTGGTGGCGTCGATGGCGTAGCGGCGGTCGTGGCCCGGCCGGTCCTTGACGAAGCGGATGAGGGAGCGCCGGGACTGCCCGCCCGGGAGCGGAGCCGCCTGCGCGTCCACCAGGTCGCAGACGGCGTGGACGATCTCGATGTTCCGCCGCTCGTTGTTTCCGCCGATGTTGTAGGTCTGGCCGGGCCGGCCGGCCTCGAGCACCCGCAGCACGGCGTCGCAGTGATCCCCCACGTAGAGCCAGTCGCGCACGTTGGCGCCGTCTCCGTACACGGGGAGCTCGGCGCCGGTGAGGGCGTTGTGGATCACGAGGGGGATGAGCTTCTCGGGGAACTGGTAGGGTCCGTAGTTGTTGGAGCAGTTGGTGACGAGCACCGGGAGCCCGTAGGTGTGGAAGTAGGCGCTCGCCAGGTGGTCGGAGGAGGCCTTGCTCGCCGCGTAGGGCGAGCGCGGGTCATAGGGGGTCTCCTCGGTGAAGTAGCCGGTCTCCCCGAGGGAGCCGTATACCTCGTCGGTGCTCACGTGGACGAAGCGTCCAACCCGTGACGGGTGACGGGTGACGGGTGACGATGGCGCGGGCCAGGCGGCGCGGGCGGCTTCCAGGAGCGCGAAGGTCCCGAGGATGTTGGTGCGCACGAAGGCGTCGGGCCCCTCGATGCTGCGGTCCACGTGGGACTCGGCAGCAAAGTGGACCACGGTGTCGATCCCCTCCTCGCGAAACAACCGGGCCAGGAGGGGTCCGTCGCAGATGTCGCCGTGCACGAACCGGTAGCGCGGGTGGTCCGCGAGGTCGCCCAGGTTCGTCGGATTGCCCGCGTAGGTGAGCTTGTCGAGGTTCACGACGCGGCTGCCGGGCAGCGCCTCCAGGCACCGGCGCACGAAATTGCTCCCGATGAACCCGCAGCCGCCGGTGACGAGGATGGTAGGCATGGGGTGCACTCCTCCGGGGGGCTGCGGCGCGGGGCGACCCCGTTTCAGGACCCGGTCTCGCCATACAAAGGCACATCGCAAGGGTTGCCCATGGGGCGGGCCCGCGTCAAGCGCCCTGTTCCTCCGCCTGCTCCTGCTCCCGCTCCGCCAGGAAGGCCAGCACCCGCTGCCAGGTGTTGCCCACGTCTTCGTACAGAATGCCGTGGCGGTCCGAGGGGATCATGACCAGCTCCTTGCGGGCGCTGCCCAGCCCGTCCCGGATGATCTCGGCGCTGTGGGGGTCCACGGTGGGGTCTTCGGTGCTCTGGACGAGGAGCACGGGGCACCCCACGCCCCCCAGGTGGTCCTCCAGGTCGGCGGTGAGGCGCCCGAGCTCGTACAGGGCTCGGATGGGCATGTGCACGTAGTTGATGTCGGGGTGCTCCGGGTGGCTGCGGTGGAAGAGCATGATGCCCTGGATCAGGGCCGTGGAGCGCGCGAGCCGGTTGGCCCCG
This window of the Thermodesulfobacteriota bacterium genome carries:
- the rfbC gene encoding dTDP-4-dehydrorhamnose 3,5-epimerase, with amino-acid sequence MTLVETGLPGVWVVEPRVFGDERGFFFESFNQRAWEEATGLPGRFVQDNHSRSRRGVLRGLHYQIRQPQGKLVRVVAGEIFDVAVDLRPGSAAFGRWTGVRLSAENRRQLWVPQGFGHGFVVLSEAADVLYKATDYYAPEAERAVRWDDPQLAIRWPLPAPPIVSEKDRRAPFLADAELPPAAAG
- the rfbA gene encoding glucose-1-phosphate thymidylyltransferase RfbA produces the protein MIAKGIVLAGGAGSRLYPLTLVASKQLQPVYDKPLIYYPLATLMTAGIRDLLIISTPQDTPRFEALLGDGERLGVRFRYAVQPEPKGIAQAFLVGEAFVAEEPVCLILGDNLFYGKLGLDRIVRAFEGGARIFGYPVKDPDRYGVVEFDPQGRVLSIEEKPRAPKSHYAVPGLYLYDGKVTALARALKPSPRGELEITDLNLEYLRRGELTVERLGRGIAWLDTGTHMSLLEASHFIGTLEARQGLKIACLEEIAWRLRFIDDAQMGRLIAQTPASSYREYLERVASEGRLGEGEG
- the rfbD gene encoding dTDP-4-dehydrorhamnose reductase, which encodes MARLPRVALVGANGMLAVAVKRLLGAAGNPPAELDLPGFDVSDREAVRRGLGELGPELIVNCAAYTDVDGCEAREELAAQVNGQGPGYLAEAARELGAALVHLSTDYVFDGAKGEPYTEEDPPNPLCAYGRSKLLGERRVLESGLDRFYVVRTSWLYGPGGKNFVETIARLAGERDELRVVADQVGCPTYTEDLAQAIFRLLGWGAVGVARSAAGGEAARLPDATGPWSIAGGGGSQTPHPLPVTRHPSPPYGIYHASGEGSCTWHAFAEEIVARLREGGPVRVRAVRPIRTEEYPVAARRPSYSVLSKEKLRRATGASLPPWPDALRRYFAVRSTVALTPTDDGPRTTDI
- the rfbB gene encoding dTDP-glucose 4,6-dehydratase; its protein translation is MPTILVTGGCGFIGSNFVRRCLEALPGSRVVNLDKLTYAGNPTNLGDLADHPRYRFVHGDICDGPLLARLFREEGIDTVVHFAAESHVDRSIEGPDAFVRTNILGTFALLEAARAAWPAPSSPVTRHPSRVGRFVHVSTDEVYGSLGETGYFTEETPYDPRSPYAASKASSDHLASAYFHTYGLPVLVTNCSNNYGPYQFPEKLIPLVIHNALTGAELPVYGDGANVRDWLYVGDHCDAVLRVLEAGRPGQTYNIGGNNERRNIEIVHAVCDLVDAQAAPLPGGQSRRSLIRFVKDRPGHDRRYAIDATKVRTELGWTPRVPFEEGLRRTVAWYLTHREWTEAVMDGSYREYYRKMYGDRG